One genomic region from candidate division KSB1 bacterium encodes:
- a CDS encoding choice-of-anchor B family protein — MLIFLFCLPSQIFAQTSRNTTLIGNLEYGSERGGFFGSANDVWGYTDDQGNDYAIVGHYTGVSIAKVESTGLEEVAFVPGVLSNWRDIKTHDHYAYVTADERNDGLTIIDLGGLPDSVRLVGTDTTAFKRAHNLYITDGFAYISGPDRIRGVDILDLSDPESPIKVGEWPSPCFHDVYVRNDTLFGSAFNSGSLVILDVGDKSAPVQITEILPGPNVHNAWTTEDGKYVMTTQESTGLTVKMWDIRDPFNAEIVDEYLAAPSLLAHNTHILGDYAYISHYGDGLRIVDISDPTNLVEVGHYDTFTSN, encoded by the coding sequence ATGCTAATATTTTTATTTTGCTTGCCCTCCCAAATCTTCGCACAAACCAGTCGGAATACGACTTTAATCGGAAATCTGGAATATGGAAGTGAAAGGGGTGGCTTTTTTGGTTCTGCTAACGATGTCTGGGGGTACACGGATGACCAGGGAAATGATTACGCCATTGTCGGCCATTATACGGGTGTTTCAATTGCAAAAGTAGAATCCACAGGCCTTGAGGAAGTGGCATTTGTACCGGGTGTGTTATCTAATTGGAGAGATATAAAAACCCATGATCACTACGCCTACGTTACTGCGGACGAACGTAATGACGGCTTAACAATTATCGATCTTGGCGGACTGCCGGATTCTGTTCGACTGGTTGGCACGGATACTACGGCTTTCAAAAGAGCTCATAATTTGTATATCACTGATGGCTTCGCATATATATCAGGACCAGATAGAATTCGTGGCGTTGACATTCTTGACTTATCCGACCCCGAATCGCCAATTAAGGTTGGTGAGTGGCCCTCTCCATGCTTCCATGATGTTTATGTCAGGAATGATACCTTGTTTGGTAGCGCATTCAATAGCGGTAGCCTGGTAATTCTCGACGTCGGTGATAAGTCTGCACCGGTACAAATCACGGAAATTCTCCCGGGCCCCAATGTACATAACGCCTGGACCACCGAGGATGGTAAATATGTCATGACAACCCAGGAGAGCACGGGTCTGACGGTCAAGATGTGGGACATCAGAGATCCCTTTAATGCGGAAATTGTTGACGAATATTTAGCTGCTCCCAGTCTGTTGGCGCACAATACTCACATTTTGGGAGATTACGCCTACATTTCTCATTATGGCGACGGTCTTCGCATTGTCGATATTTCGGATCCCACTAATTTAGTTGAAGTCGGACATTACGATACGTTTACTAGTAAC
- a CDS encoding noncanonical pyrimidine nucleotidase, YjjG family, translated as MAENYLSVPKFGVVLLNEIIYLSFLKMSFKDIKTIFFDLDNTLFDHMRAEQATLKFLLDSKPELFAKVNRENFLRTYDKNNTILWKQMADGEVSPAELKILRFKMTFEELSLTPIDYSVFSENYLALYSKQTFVISNAVEILDYLKPKYSLGILSNGFPRVQESKLSRLNMQSYFEYKIYSEDVGVAKPYPGIFSEAARKANSKPFETVYIGDSYENDIVGAKNFGWQAIFFNPKKTSENNSLADFEISDLKEIKNIF; from the coding sequence ATGGCAGAAAATTACCTGTCAGTCCCTAAATTTGGCGTTGTTTTATTGAACGAAATTATCTACCTTTCTTTTCTTAAAATGAGCTTCAAAGACATAAAAACCATTTTTTTTGATTTGGACAATACCTTGTTCGATCACATGCGTGCCGAGCAAGCAACTTTGAAATTTTTACTTGACTCAAAGCCTGAGCTTTTTGCTAAAGTCAACCGGGAGAACTTTCTTCGAACTTACGATAAAAATAACACGATTCTTTGGAAGCAGATGGCGGACGGTGAGGTTTCTCCGGCAGAACTTAAAATCCTGCGTTTTAAAATGACTTTCGAGGAATTGAGCTTAACCCCAATTGATTATTCTGTGTTTTCAGAAAATTATTTAGCCCTTTATTCAAAGCAAACTTTTGTTATCTCGAATGCTGTTGAAATTCTCGATTATTTAAAGCCAAAATATTCTCTGGGTATTCTCTCCAATGGATTTCCCAGGGTTCAGGAAAGTAAGCTGTCAAGGCTCAACATGCAGTCATATTTTGAATATAAAATCTATTCTGAAGATGTGGGTGTGGCAAAGCCTTATCCGGGAATATTTAGTGAAGCCGCAAGGAAAGCAAATAGTAAGCCTTTTGAAACGGTTTATATTGGTGACTCCTACGAAAATGACATAGTTGGAGCTAAAAACTTTGGCTGGCAGGCAATTTTTTTTAATCCGAAAAAGACCTCAGAGAATAACAGCCTGGCAGATTTTGAAATTTCCGACCTAAAAGAAATTAAAAATATTTTTTGA